One genomic window of Corynebacterium pseudotuberculosis includes the following:
- the rplF gene encoding 50S ribosomal protein L6 encodes MSRVGKAPIAIPSGVETKIDGQLVEVKGPKGTLSFELPEPIRASIEDGQISVVRPDDHRKNRSLHGLSRSLVNNMVVGVSEGYTIKMEIFGVGYRVALKGQNLEFSLGYSHPVLIEAPEGITFAVDGNTKLSVSGIDKQKVGQIAAIIRRLRKDDPYKGKGIRYEGEQIRRKVGKTGK; translated from the coding sequence ATGTCACGTGTAGGTAAGGCACCTATCGCTATTCCGTCCGGCGTGGAAACAAAGATTGACGGCCAGCTTGTTGAGGTTAAAGGCCCTAAGGGAACCCTGAGCTTCGAGCTTCCAGAACCAATCCGTGCTTCCATTGAAGACGGACAGATCTCCGTGGTTCGCCCGGATGATCACCGCAAGAACCGTTCGCTGCACGGTTTGTCTCGTTCCCTGGTTAACAACATGGTTGTTGGCGTGAGCGAGGGCTACACCATCAAGATGGAAATCTTCGGTGTTGGCTACCGTGTTGCTCTTAAGGGCCAGAACCTCGAGTTCTCCCTTGGTTACTCCCACCCGGTCCTTATTGAGGCTCCGGAAGGCATCACGTTCGCTGTTGACGGCAACACCAAGTTGTCTGTCTCCGGTATCGACAAGCAAAAGGTCGGACAGATCGCCGCCATCATCCGTCGCCTTCGTAAGGATGATCCTTACAAGGGCAAGGGTATTCGTTATGAGGGCGAGCAGATCCGTCGCAAGGTCGGAAAGACGGGTAAGTAA
- the rpsE gene encoding 30S ribosomal protein S5 produces MPGRERRDGGRSADDNQKKNDRRGGRRDDRRNQQQDERSQYIERVVTINRVSKVVKGGRRFSFTALVIVGDGKGMVGVGYGKAKEVPAAIQKGAEEARKNFFRVPMVAGTITHPVQGEAAAGIVMMRPAAPGTGVIAGGAARPVLECAGVQDILCKSLGTDNAINVVHATVAGLKQLNRPEEVAARRGKTMEEVAPARMLRARAGQEA; encoded by the coding sequence ATGCCGGGACGTGAACGGCGTGACGGCGGACGCTCCGCCGACGACAACCAGAAGAAGAACGATCGCCGTGGCGGACGCCGCGATGATCGTCGTAACCAGCAGCAGGACGAGCGCTCTCAGTACATTGAGCGCGTTGTGACCATCAACCGCGTCTCCAAGGTTGTGAAGGGTGGTCGTCGCTTCAGCTTCACCGCCCTCGTGATCGTTGGCGACGGCAAAGGCATGGTCGGCGTTGGCTACGGCAAGGCCAAGGAAGTTCCAGCTGCAATCCAAAAGGGTGCTGAGGAAGCTCGCAAGAACTTCTTCCGCGTTCCAATGGTTGCCGGCACCATCACTCACCCAGTCCAGGGTGAGGCAGCGGCAGGCATCGTTATGATGCGTCCGGCTGCACCTGGTACCGGTGTTATCGCCGGTGGCGCAGCTCGCCCAGTGCTTGAGTGCGCTGGCGTTCAGGACATCCTTTGCAAGTCTCTTGGCACCGACAACGCCATCAACGTAGTTCACGCTACCGTTGCCGGCCTGAAGCAGCTCAACCGCCCTGAAGAGGTCGCTGCTCGTCGTGGCAAGACCATGGAAGAAGTTGCTCCGGCTCGTATGCTGCGTGCACGCGCAGGACAGGAGGCGTAA
- the rplO gene encoding 50S ribosomal protein L15, producing the protein MSEPIKLHDLRPAKGANKPKTRVGRGEASKGKTAGRGTKGTKARKQVSAAFEGGQMPIHMRLPKLKGFKNPSKVYYQVVNVADLEKAFPNGGEIAAADIAAAGLVRAKQPVKVLGEGEISVKLTVSGVKFSKSAKEKIEAAGGSIAEA; encoded by the coding sequence ATGAGCGAACCAATTAAGCTCCACGATCTGCGTCCTGCAAAGGGCGCAAACAAGCCAAAGACCCGCGTTGGCCGCGGTGAGGCTTCCAAGGGTAAGACCGCTGGTCGCGGTACCAAGGGCACCAAGGCTCGTAAGCAGGTTTCTGCTGCTTTCGAGGGTGGCCAGATGCCGATCCACATGCGTCTGCCAAAACTCAAGGGCTTCAAGAACCCTTCCAAGGTTTACTACCAGGTTGTCAATGTTGCTGACCTGGAGAAGGCCTTCCCTAACGGTGGCGAGATCGCAGCTGCAGATATCGCAGCTGCAGGTCTTGTTCGCGCGAAGCAGCCTGTTAAGGTTCTTGGCGAAGGCGAGATCAGCGTTAAGCTGACCGTTTCCGGCGTCAAGTTCTCTAAGTCTGCTAAGGAAAAGATCGAAGCCGCTGGCGGCTCGATCGCTGAGGCTTAA
- a CDS encoding extracellular solute-binding protein produces the protein MKIHAKKALSVLAISTLVLAGCSSDKDSKGANGSGDSKGGKITLSVWSSQEDQDGSDGWLQSVEKKFEEAHPDYDITWKNSVVGADQAATTVNQDPSAAADVYVYANDRLGSLLDSGSVGELSDASMKQLSEQAEDTIAASVKGQDGKAYGLPIEPNTWFMYYNKAKLNQEDIKSFDTMLSKAKVSFPMSNSWYYPAFYAGAGASFFGKDGLDEKAGIKLGDKAGEVTKYLTSVVKNPNFVNDSEGSGIGGLANGSVDVVFSGSWDAKNIKKALGDNYGVASLPTFKLDGQDVQMKAFSGSKAIAYNPNTKNPKAASEFAAFLASTESQKSHFDKNGVIPADKSLAKDAAIAADPVAVALFETVSNASILQPTLKPMTDFWDPATTFGKALVNGEVNSENAVAKTDAWTSSFSKK, from the coding sequence ATGAAGATCCACGCAAAGAAAGCCCTCAGCGTATTGGCCATCTCAACCCTCGTTCTTGCCGGTTGCTCTAGCGATAAGGACTCTAAGGGTGCGAATGGTTCGGGTGACTCTAAAGGCGGCAAGATCACTCTGAGCGTCTGGAGCTCGCAGGAAGATCAGGACGGCTCAGACGGATGGTTGCAGTCCGTTGAAAAGAAGTTTGAAGAAGCCCATCCGGACTATGACATCACCTGGAAGAACTCGGTGGTTGGTGCAGATCAAGCTGCAACGACCGTAAACCAGGATCCTTCGGCCGCGGCTGATGTTTATGTCTACGCTAATGACCGCTTGGGATCGCTCTTGGATTCAGGTTCTGTGGGGGAGCTTTCCGACGCCAGCATGAAGCAGCTCAGTGAGCAAGCAGAAGACACCATTGCCGCTAGCGTTAAGGGACAGGATGGCAAGGCTTATGGCCTGCCGATTGAGCCGAATACGTGGTTCATGTACTACAACAAAGCAAAACTGAACCAGGAAGACATTAAGTCTTTTGACACCATGCTGTCTAAGGCTAAGGTTTCTTTCCCTATGTCTAACTCCTGGTACTATCCAGCGTTTTATGCTGGTGCTGGCGCCTCTTTCTTTGGCAAAGATGGCTTGGATGAGAAGGCCGGCATCAAGCTGGGGGACAAAGCTGGTGAAGTAACCAAATACCTGACAAGCGTGGTAAAGAACCCCAACTTTGTCAACGACTCTGAAGGATCCGGCATCGGTGGTTTGGCCAACGGCTCCGTGGACGTTGTTTTCTCCGGTTCTTGGGATGCCAAGAACATCAAGAAGGCTCTAGGCGATAACTACGGTGTTGCTAGCCTCCCGACCTTCAAGCTTGATGGCCAGGATGTTCAGATGAAGGCTTTCTCCGGTTCAAAGGCAATTGCGTATAACCCAAATACTAAGAACCCCAAGGCCGCTTCTGAGTTTGCAGCATTCCTAGCTTCCACAGAGTCTCAGAAGTCGCACTTTGATAAGAACGGCGTTATCCCAGCAGACAAGTCACTGGCAAAAGACGCTGCTATCGCCGCTGATCCTGTGGCAGTTGCGCTGTTTGAGACTGTCTCCAATGCTTCGATTCTGCAGCCAACCCTGAAGCCAATGACTGACTTCTGGGATCCTGCAACCACTTTTGGTAAGGCCTTGGTCAACGGCGAGGTTAACTCCGAGAATGCGGTAGCTAAGACCGATGCTTGGACCTCTAGCTTTAGCAAAAAGTAA
- the rplR gene encoding 50S ribosomal protein L18: protein MSNNENNNGKRLPVGKDISTRRRIARARRHNRIRKNLCGTAETPRLVVHRTSRHMHVQVIDDFAGHTLAAASTLEAEVRAIEGDKKAKGAKVGQLIAERAKAAGIESIVFDRAGYKYHGRVAALADAAREGGLKF from the coding sequence ATGAGCAACAACGAGAACAACAACGGCAAGCGTCTGCCTGTGGGCAAGGACATTTCCACCCGCCGTCGCATCGCTCGCGCGCGCCGTCACAACCGCATCCGCAAGAACCTGTGTGGTACCGCCGAGACCCCACGTCTCGTCGTCCACCGCACCTCTCGCCACATGCACGTTCAGGTCATCGACGACTTCGCTGGCCACACTTTGGCTGCTGCCTCCACCTTGGAAGCGGAAGTTCGTGCAATCGAGGGTGACAAGAAGGCCAAGGGCGCAAAGGTCGGTCAGCTGATCGCCGAGCGCGCTAAGGCTGCTGGCATTGAGTCGATCGTTTTCGACCGCGCTGGCTACAAGTACCACGGCCGTGTTGCTGCACTGGCCGACGCAGCTCGTGAAGGTGGTCTGAAGTTCTAA
- a CDS encoding L-serine ammonia-lyase → MFISSFDMFKIGIGPSSSHTLGPMKAGKAFADELETRGLLDATVRVQADVYGSLSLTGVGHATDKAIIMGLAGFEPESVDIDAMPSFLEEVASLQRLPLSGGKKLVNFPRGKDIVFHNTCLQLHENGMTITAFSEEEVLLHKTYFSIGGGFIVDEEHFGVVDEDTSSVPFAYRSAEEFLTMCDIEGLSIPELEWRNETAAASEEEVRAHLAKAWNVMRTGIERGSSAEGILPGELRVPRRAKALRTRLENTSENEPLRMMSWLNMFALAVNEENAAGGRVVTSPTNGACGVLPAVLSYWDKLVKPVDEKMYTDYFLTCKVVGALYKMNASISGAEVGCQGEVGVACSMAAAGIAQLMGGTPQQVFIAAEIAMEHNLGLTCDPVCGQVQVPCIERNAVAAVEAVNAANMALQRESNPTVSLDQIIATMYQTGKDMDSKYRETSLGGLAKVVLPKLMPCS, encoded by the coding sequence ATGTTTATCAGTAGTTTCGATATGTTCAAGATCGGCATCGGTCCTTCGAGCTCACACACGCTCGGCCCGATGAAGGCAGGAAAGGCCTTTGCCGATGAACTCGAGACACGAGGGCTTCTCGACGCCACCGTCCGCGTACAAGCAGACGTTTATGGTTCTTTGTCCCTCACCGGTGTCGGACACGCAACCGATAAAGCCATCATCATGGGTCTTGCTGGTTTTGAACCAGAATCCGTGGACATTGATGCGATGCCAAGTTTCTTGGAGGAAGTAGCTTCTCTTCAGCGCCTGCCGTTGTCCGGCGGGAAGAAACTGGTGAATTTCCCGCGTGGGAAGGACATCGTTTTCCATAACACCTGCCTACAGCTGCATGAGAATGGCATGACCATTACTGCGTTTTCAGAAGAAGAAGTGCTTCTGCATAAGACGTATTTCTCTATCGGCGGTGGATTCATCGTAGATGAGGAGCACTTCGGGGTAGTCGATGAGGATACTTCTTCTGTTCCGTTTGCTTACCGCAGCGCAGAAGAGTTTCTCACGATGTGTGATATCGAGGGACTTAGTATTCCGGAGTTAGAGTGGCGCAATGAAACAGCTGCGGCTTCAGAAGAAGAGGTGCGTGCTCACCTAGCCAAGGCCTGGAATGTCATGCGTACTGGCATCGAACGCGGATCGAGCGCCGAGGGGATCCTCCCCGGTGAGCTACGAGTGCCGCGTCGTGCGAAGGCCTTGCGGACTCGCTTGGAAAACACAAGCGAGAACGAACCATTGCGCATGATGAGCTGGCTTAACATGTTCGCCCTGGCGGTAAACGAGGAAAATGCTGCCGGTGGTCGCGTAGTTACGTCCCCCACAAATGGTGCTTGTGGCGTTCTCCCCGCTGTCCTGTCTTATTGGGATAAGCTGGTAAAACCGGTGGATGAGAAGATGTACACCGATTATTTCCTTACCTGCAAGGTAGTGGGGGCTCTCTATAAGATGAACGCGTCTATTTCTGGTGCCGAGGTCGGTTGCCAGGGAGAAGTAGGCGTCGCTTGTTCGATGGCTGCAGCTGGTATCGCGCAACTTATGGGCGGAACACCTCAGCAAGTCTTTATCGCGGCTGAGATTGCGATGGAACACAACTTAGGTCTTACCTGTGACCCAGTATGCGGACAGGTGCAGGTTCCCTGCATCGAGCGCAATGCTGTGGCCGCCGTGGAAGCTGTCAATGCTGCAAACATGGCTTTACAGCGGGAGTCAAATCCGACGGTGTCTCTAGACCAGATCATCGCAACGATGTATCAGACTGGCAAAGACATGGACTCCAAGTACCGCGAGACCTCCCTTGGAGGTCTGGCTAAAGTTGTACTTCCTAAATTGATGCCGTGTAGCTAA
- the rpmD gene encoding 50S ribosomal protein L30 translates to MALKITQHKGLVGANPKQRKNMAALGLKRINHSVVHEDTPAVRGMINVVRHMVSVEEVAGE, encoded by the coding sequence ATGGCCCTGAAGATTACTCAGCATAAGGGTCTGGTTGGTGCAAACCCGAAGCAGCGCAAGAACATGGCTGCTCTTGGTCTTAAGCGCATCAACCACTCCGTCGTACACGAGGACACCCCCGCAGTGCGCGGCATGATCAATGTGGTCCGCCACATGGTGTCTGTCGAAGAAGTGGCAGGGGAGTAA
- a CDS encoding asparaginase, which yields MTQIFSRRRFLGATALAATGGIGVLTACAQEEAKPKLGKEEATKDVDYSAISGHLVVLSTGGTIASTNVDGALVPTVSGEDLVAPVYKKFSKDKLTIEVRQVSQLDSSAMTLKDTDNIIREVLKTVKEDKVTGVIVTHGTDSMEESAIAVDTFLSGDKPVVFTGSMLPFDDPHTDGPDNLTLAVTAATDSKNQGKGAFIAFGGTLIRARGAYKSHTSENDGFRTNASEDLVRPKALDFKPLESHRVDIIAAYPGAPRELIDAAISTGAEALVIEGMGAGNVGGDIAEGIVAAAEKNIPVVMTTRVDAGLVEGTYGGAGGGATLAQKGVIGSNYLRAGQSRIVLAAALATGADPKTLFS from the coding sequence ATGACTCAAATTTTCTCTCGGCGTCGCTTTCTCGGAGCTACGGCTCTAGCTGCAACTGGTGGCATCGGCGTGCTTACTGCGTGTGCGCAGGAAGAGGCTAAACCTAAGTTGGGTAAGGAGGAAGCCACCAAAGACGTAGACTATTCAGCAATTTCTGGGCACTTAGTTGTCTTGTCAACAGGCGGCACCATCGCCAGCACCAATGTTGACGGCGCCTTGGTCCCCACGGTAAGCGGCGAAGATCTTGTAGCCCCTGTTTATAAGAAGTTTTCTAAAGATAAACTCACAATTGAAGTACGCCAGGTGAGCCAGCTGGATTCTTCTGCCATGACGCTGAAGGACACGGATAATATTATCCGCGAGGTACTCAAGACCGTGAAGGAAGACAAGGTCACAGGCGTAATAGTCACTCACGGTACCGATTCGATGGAAGAGTCGGCTATCGCAGTGGATACCTTCCTGAGCGGCGACAAACCTGTGGTCTTTACCGGTTCCATGCTGCCTTTCGACGACCCCCACACAGACGGGCCGGACAATCTGACTCTGGCTGTCACTGCAGCAACAGACTCTAAGAACCAAGGGAAAGGCGCTTTTATTGCTTTTGGCGGAACTCTGATCCGGGCACGGGGTGCATACAAATCTCATACTTCTGAAAACGATGGCTTCCGTACTAACGCCAGCGAGGATTTGGTTCGGCCTAAGGCTCTAGATTTTAAGCCCCTAGAGTCGCATAGAGTGGATATTATTGCGGCCTATCCAGGTGCGCCCCGGGAGCTTATCGACGCCGCCATCTCTACAGGTGCAGAAGCACTAGTCATTGAGGGCATGGGTGCAGGAAACGTCGGCGGCGATATTGCAGAAGGAATCGTGGCTGCCGCAGAGAAAAATATCCCCGTAGTCATGACTACGCGTGTGGACGCCGGGCTTGTTGAAGGAACCTATGGCGGCGCAGGTGGCGGAGCTACTCTTGCCCAAAAAGGCGTGATTGGATCGAATTATTTGCGGGCAGGGCAATCTCGGATTGTACTTGCAGCGGCTTTGGCCACAGGCGCTGATCCCAAAACGTTATTCAGCTAG
- the rpsH gene encoding 30S ribosomal protein S8 produces MTMTDPIADMLSRVRNANHARHDVVSMPSSKLKANIAEILKQEGYIADYKVEEVKVGKTLTLNLKYGPNRQRSIEGVRRVSKPGLRVYAKSTNLPKVLGGLGVAIISTSQGLLTDRQATEKGVGGEVLAYVW; encoded by the coding sequence ATGACCATGACCGATCCAATCGCCGACATGCTGTCGCGCGTGCGCAACGCAAACCACGCGCGCCACGACGTTGTGTCGATGCCTTCTTCCAAGCTCAAGGCAAATATTGCTGAGATTTTGAAGCAAGAAGGTTACATCGCTGACTACAAGGTTGAAGAAGTAAAGGTTGGCAAGACCCTTACCCTAAACCTGAAGTACGGCCCAAACCGTCAGCGCTCCATCGAGGGTGTTCGTCGCGTTTCCAAGCCAGGTCTGCGCGTGTACGCAAAGTCCACCAACTTGCCTAAGGTCCTAGGCGGCCTGGGCGTGGCTATTATCTCCACGTCTCAGGGTCTGCTGACTGATCGTCAGGCTACCGAGAAGGGTGTAGGCGGAGAAGTTCTCGCCTACGTCTGGTAA
- a CDS encoding acid phosphatase, which produces MSKTKCRLLGVLSSATFILSLVTPVNAQPVLQVPSDSSVGASLASPSVLHPGAPIPQPFGPADYIGYISDISSYSGGIYYDVVSNFEDLRQNHPKAMEENSATSIRINNEATAESVARAQRDALTEHDGVLVAFSDALGPRLGEHLRTALAENRLPKLQMLLGGWTARAGGLASSTFVEKNIFRNPRPYIAHAGSIRQYRVSHHDLYPTSGSFPSGHTNQATWTTALWAYMLPEFSAQILDRGSEAGFNRVVLGVHYPLDVIGGRMTGNAAAADRLNDPKMRIALDAAAAELRAELEWRCGKSLLECATDTRSKEQAVQKYTERMTYGMKTRVYSSEAPMVVPQAAPVLLASAFPSLTWGQRAEVLRQTAFEAGYPLDDQSTRGSWQRINLARAMAASVTVGANGVVSVN; this is translated from the coding sequence TTGTCCAAGACAAAATGCAGGCTGCTAGGAGTACTCTCCTCTGCAACTTTTATACTTTCTTTGGTCACGCCAGTAAATGCACAGCCAGTGCTTCAGGTCCCTTCGGATTCAAGCGTGGGGGCATCGTTGGCGTCGCCAAGCGTCTTACATCCAGGTGCTCCAATCCCGCAACCGTTTGGTCCGGCGGATTATATTGGGTATATCTCCGATATTAGCTCTTACAGCGGTGGAATCTATTACGACGTGGTATCTAATTTTGAGGATTTGCGCCAAAATCATCCAAAGGCGATGGAAGAAAATTCAGCAACGTCGATCCGCATTAATAATGAAGCTACGGCAGAAAGTGTAGCTCGGGCTCAGCGTGATGCTCTAACTGAACATGACGGTGTGCTCGTGGCTTTTTCGGATGCTTTAGGTCCCAGGCTTGGAGAACATTTGCGGACTGCGCTTGCAGAGAACAGGCTACCTAAGCTGCAAATGCTTCTAGGTGGCTGGACAGCTCGCGCTGGAGGTTTAGCAAGCTCTACATTCGTGGAAAAGAATATTTTCCGTAATCCACGTCCATACATTGCTCATGCTGGTTCAATTCGCCAATATCGAGTTTCCCATCATGATCTCTATCCGACGTCAGGTTCTTTCCCGTCGGGGCATACGAATCAAGCAACATGGACGACTGCGCTATGGGCATATATGTTGCCTGAATTCTCGGCTCAGATATTGGATAGGGGATCAGAGGCAGGGTTTAATCGTGTGGTACTCGGTGTTCACTATCCGTTAGATGTGATTGGTGGGAGAATGACGGGGAACGCTGCAGCGGCAGATCGCCTCAACGATCCAAAAATGCGAATAGCGTTGGATGCTGCTGCAGCAGAATTACGTGCGGAACTGGAATGGCGTTGTGGGAAGAGCTTGCTTGAATGTGCCACTGATACAAGATCAAAGGAGCAAGCGGTACAAAAATACACAGAGCGTATGACGTACGGAATGAAGACTCGCGTTTATTCCTCAGAAGCGCCAATGGTGGTTCCTCAAGCGGCTCCCGTGCTATTGGCATCTGCTTTCCCAAGTTTGACCTGGGGGCAGCGAGCGGAGGTATTGCGTCAAACCGCGTTCGAGGCTGGCTACCCATTAGATGATCAAAGTACTCGCGGATCCTGGCAGCGGATTAATTTGGCGCGTGCTATGGCTGCAAGCGTAACGGTGGGGGCGAACGGTGTAGTAAGCGTGAATTAG